Below is a window of Streptomyces sp. WMMB303 DNA.
GGGTGCCTCGTTCTGCGGCGGCACCGTCGGCTTCGGCGCCGCGCTCTTCACCGGCTGCACGGTCTCCTTCAAGGGCGCGCACTTCGCCGGCGGGGCAGTCAGCTTCAGCGGGGCGCAGTTCTCCGGCGACCCCGGCGGCTTCCGCGGCACGGTCAGCTTTCACGGTGCCCGCTTCTGCGGCGCCGCGGTCGACTTCGACCGGGCCGGATTCGCCGTAGGCGCCGTCGATCTCGGCGGCGCGGACTTCTCGGCCGGTACCGTGACCTTCACCGGCGCGCGCTTCGCGGACGGCAGCGCCGACTTCACCCGAGCGACGTTCTCCGGTGGCGCGGTCGGCTTCTCCCACGCGCGGGGCGCGGCTCCGGCAGGGCTGGTTCCGACGGACGGCGGGCCGCCGCACCCGGGCGTGAGCCTGCCGGACAGCTGGCGCCCCGCGCCGACGCGTCCGTGAACACACGGCTCCGCGTATTCTGCCGCCCCTGCCCGGGGGCGGCGGCGGTCTCCTCACCACCGAGAGAGAGGATGCGACTATGGCAGTCGACTGGCGGACCGACCGGATCGGGAGCGCGCTGCGCGGCGAGAACCCGGCTGTGCTGCGGCGGTTGGCCTCGGGGTTCGCCGTGATCGGAGACGTGCAGTTCCTGCCGGGCTACGCGCTGCTGCTCGTGGACGACCCGGACGTGGAGCGGCTGTCGGACCTGCCGAAGGCGAGGCGGCTCTCGTTCCTGTCCGACATGGACCGGCTCGGCGAGGCGGTGGAGCGCGCCTGCCGGCGGCTCGACCCGGCGTTTCGGAGGGTGAACCTGGAGATCCTGGGAAACACGGACCCGTTCCTGCACGTGCACGTGTGGCCCCGGTACGGCTGGGAACCGGCCCACCTCCTGGGAGGTCCGGTGTGGCTCCACCCGCGCGAACGGTGGAGCGCGGAGGAGTTCCGGCTCGGACCGCAGCACGACCCGCTGCGGAAGGCGATCGG
It encodes the following:
- a CDS encoding diadenosine tetraphosphate hydrolase; translation: MAVDWRTDRIGSALRGENPAVLRRLASGFAVIGDVQFLPGYALLLVDDPDVERLSDLPKARRLSFLSDMDRLGEAVERACRRLDPAFRRVNLEILGNTDPFLHVHVWPRYGWEPAHLLGGPVWLHPRERWSAEEFRLGPQHDPLRKAIGSELDRLDS